The following coding sequences lie in one Melopsittacus undulatus isolate bMelUnd1 chromosome 9, bMelUnd1.mat.Z, whole genome shotgun sequence genomic window:
- the ISLR2 gene encoding immunoglobulin superfamily containing leucine-rich repeat protein 2 — MAPLLFLWLVALLGLAGACPEPCACVDKYAHQFADCAYKDLQVVPTGLPSNVTTLSLSANKITSLQRRSFVEVTQVTSLWLAHNEIRSIELGTFAILVQLKNLDISHNQIVDFPWQDLYNLSALQLLKMNNNHMALVPQGAFHTLKDLRSLRINNNKFATLAEGIFDSLSSLSHLQIYNNPFECSCKLQWLKKWMDSTLISIPEKDSIICALPEQLRGVPVGKIPDVQCTSPTVQLTYYPNLDTTELFDGFTLTLHCAVTGTPPPEVSWKIRTSSQTLELNGNPKESTGKDLPKQDPERFLVFKNGTLVIPHLSKREEGTYTCLATNEMGSNQTSVNVAVAGTQKYPLQPGRDPLGGKAQPGDKKPGAKGAKNSVLMPDDRSKPLGPTWQSQPSMAAEVESTGDGQVPFQLPPFEKKCGSVQTSKYISNHAFNESGDFKQHTFDLGVIALDVSERDARVQLTPTYMQPEKVHLRMLYLCQESRQGHALVQWSKIEEGVNSYWFQGLNPGTNYSVCLTYLGEDCQVQVVFTTKKEIPSLIIIVVVSIFLLVLATLPLMGATWCHLLSKYQGKTYKLIMKAQNPDQMEKHMAADFDPRASYLESEKNFNPSEVGEAEVEEEDEEEDDEGGRWRGRREAEGAPELEREESVAASSMVESQSKANGEEFEVRSEYSDKLPLGAEAVTISQEINGNYRQRPR; from the coding sequence ATGGCCCCGCTGCTGTTCCTGTGGCTGGTGGCCCTGCTTGGCCTGGCCGGGGCGTGCCCCGAGCCCTGCGCTTGCGTGGACAAGTATGCCCACCAGTTCGCCGACTGCGCCTACAAGGACCTTCAAGTGGTGCCCACGGGGCTGCCCTCCAACGTGACGACCCTCAGCCTCTCGGCCAACAAGATCACCTCCCTGCAGCGGCGTTCCTTCGTGGAGGTGACCCAGGTCACCTCACTCTGGCTGGCACACAACGAGATCCGCTCCATCGAGCTCGGGACCTTCGCCATCCTGGTGCAGCTGAAGAACCTCGACATCAGCCACAACCAGATTGTGGATTTCCCCTGGCAGGACCTCTACAACCTCAGTGCCCTCCAGCTGCTCAAGATGAACAATAACCACATGGCTCTGGTGCCTCAGGGAGCTTTCCACACCCTGAAGGATCTCCGATCCCTGCGCATTAACAACAACAAGTTTGCCACCCTTGCAGAGGGTATCTTCGACTCGCTCAGCTCCCTCTCTCACCTGCAGATCTACAACAACCCCTTTGAGTGCTCCTGCAAGCTCCAGTGGTTGAAGAAGTGGATGGACAGCACTCTCATCTCTATCCCTGAGAAGGACTCCATCATCTGTGCGCTCCCGGAGCAGCTCCGAGGAGTGCCGGTGGGGAAGATCCCCGATGTGCAGTGCACCTCACCTACCGTGCAGCTCACCTATTACCCCAACCTGGACACCACGGAGCTCTTTGATGGCTTCACCCTGACGCTGCACTGTGCTGTGACGGGTACCCCACCACCTGAAGTGAGCTGGAAGATCCGCACCTCCAGCCAAACCCTGGAACTCAATGGGAACCCGAAGGAGAGCACCGGGAAGGACCTTCCCAAACAGGACCCTGAGCGCTTCTTGGTCTTCAAGAATGGTACGTTGGTGATCCCCCACCTGAGCAAGCGGGAAGAAGGCACCTACACCTGCCTGGCCACCAACGAAATGGGGAGCAACCAGACCTCGGTCAATGTGGCTGTGGCAGGCACTCAGAAATACCCACTGCAGCCTGGGAGGGACCCGCTGGGAGGCAAAGCACAGCCAGGTGATAAGAAGCCTGGGGCCAAGGGAGCAAAGAACAGTGTGCTCATGCCAGATGACAGAAGCAAACCCCTTGGTCCCACCTGGCAGAGCCAACCATCCATGGCAGCTGAGGTGGAGTCCACGGGAGATGGGCaagtccctttccagcttcCACCCTTTGAGAAGAAGTGTGGCTCCGTACAAACCAGCAAGTACATTTCCAACCACGCCTTCAATGAGAGTGGTGACTTCAAGCAGCACACTTTTGACCTGGGGGTGATCGCTTTAGATGTGTCAGAGCGCGATGCCCGGGTGCAGCTCACACCCACCTACATGCAGCCCGAGAAGGTCCACCTCAGGATGCTCTACCTGTGCCAGGAGAGCAGGCAGGGCCACGCTTTGGTCCAGTGGTCCAAGATCGAGGAAGGGGTGAACTCATACTGGTTCCAGGGCTTGAACCCTGGCACCAACTACTCTGTGTGTCTCACCTACCTGGGGGAGGACTGCCAGGTCCAAGTGGTCTTCACCACCAAAAAGGAGATCCCCTCGCTCATCATCATCGTGGTTGTGAGCATCTTCTTGCTGGTGCTGGCCACCTTACCGCTAATGGGGGCCACGTGGTGCCACCTCCTCTCCAAGTACCAGGGGAAGACCTACAAGCTCATCATGAAAGCCCAGAACCCGGACCAGATGGAGAAGCACATGGCTGCTGACTTCGATCCCCGTGCCTCCTACCTGGAGTCCGAGAAGAACTTCAATCCCAGCGAAGTGGGTGAAGCAGAGGTGGAGGaagaagatgaggaggaggatgacGAAGGAGGCAGAtggagggggaggagagaagCCGAAGGGGCTCCGGAGCTGGAGCGAGAGGAGAGCGTGGCAGCCAGCTCCATGGTGGAGTCGCAATCCAAAGCCAACGGCGAGGAGTTCGAGGTCCGCTCCGAGTACAGCGACAAGCTGCCGCTGGGCGCCGAAGCCGTCACCATCTCCCAAGAGATCAACGGCAACTACCGGCAGCGCCCCCGCTGA